A portion of the Cellulophaga algicola DSM 14237 genome contains these proteins:
- a CDS encoding BatD family protein, whose amino-acid sequence MVFTLKKYIALLTLMFLTFSVKAQEDEVTFEMAVSKEKLGLNERLRVDFTINRDGDNFNPPNFEGFRVVMGPAQSIRNSWINGVRSYSKSYSYTLMPTEKGTFTIGQSSIIVDGKVYKSLTKKIEVSAAVEDPNAPPTAESIADDNLHLVAEVSNNNPYLNEAVSVVYKLYVSNSIRVTNFRPLDSPKYNNFWSQDMPVKQYSAQEGTFQGKPYQYVILKRIVLYPQKTGKLDIEPLSLDVSVEVPTSRRDFFGRPLYTSTHKTVSAGSRTLNVKELPLTGKPENFTGAVGKFDFSVTTSKKALNASESLQASVKVSGSGNLKLFQLPEPSLPSALEVYEPEFDELIKTTITGMEGSVKNNYTIVPSYKGKYPIPSIAFSYFDPKAEKYISIASKEIVINVIEGPTNGGVSGSTTPSNRQEVVSTGSQFLFIKLSTTLQPKGNNYFYGSTAYLLWLLLPLILIPLAILFGKKREAIRGDVEGNKVKKANKLSRKYLSAAKKTLGNKEAFYVALEKALHNYLKAKLKIETSEFSKDKIAQLFEEKQVNQSTTDGFMALLKNCEMARYSPFSNVQMQEDYNTASEVISSMDKQL is encoded by the coding sequence ATGGTATTTACACTTAAGAAATATATTGCGTTACTAACACTGATGTTCTTAACTTTTTCGGTAAAAGCTCAAGAAGATGAGGTAACTTTTGAAATGGCTGTAAGCAAAGAAAAGCTTGGCTTAAATGAAAGACTACGTGTAGATTTCACCATTAATCGTGATGGTGATAATTTTAACCCTCCAAATTTCGAAGGGTTTCGTGTCGTTATGGGCCCTGCACAATCTATTCGAAATTCTTGGATAAATGGTGTGAGATCTTATTCTAAAAGCTATTCATATACGCTAATGCCTACGGAAAAAGGCACATTCACTATTGGCCAATCAAGCATTATTGTAGATGGAAAAGTATACAAATCACTTACAAAAAAAATAGAAGTAAGCGCTGCTGTTGAAGACCCAAACGCACCACCTACAGCAGAATCTATTGCAGATGACAACCTACATTTAGTAGCAGAGGTTTCTAATAATAACCCATATCTTAATGAAGCGGTTAGTGTTGTATACAAACTCTATGTAAGCAACTCAATTAGAGTAACAAACTTTAGACCGCTAGATAGTCCTAAATATAATAATTTCTGGAGTCAGGATATGCCTGTAAAGCAATATAGCGCACAAGAAGGAACTTTTCAAGGAAAACCGTATCAATATGTAATACTTAAACGTATTGTGCTCTATCCTCAGAAAACCGGAAAGTTAGATATTGAACCTCTATCTTTAGATGTATCTGTAGAAGTACCCACTAGTAGACGCGACTTTTTTGGCCGCCCACTATATACCTCGACACATAAAACAGTTTCCGCAGGTAGCAGAACATTAAATGTAAAAGAATTACCCTTAACAGGCAAACCAGAAAACTTTACTGGAGCTGTAGGTAAGTTCGATTTTTCTGTTACCACAAGTAAAAAAGCCTTAAATGCCTCAGAATCTTTACAAGCTTCTGTGAAAGTAAGCGGCTCAGGTAATTTAAAATTATTTCAATTACCTGAACCTAGCCTACCTAGTGCTTTAGAAGTTTACGAACCTGAATTTGATGAGCTTATAAAAACTACGATTACAGGAATGGAAGGAAGTGTAAAAAATAACTACACCATAGTTCCAAGTTATAAAGGCAAATACCCTATTCCTAGTATTGCGTTTAGTTATTTTGATCCAAAAGCAGAAAAATACATAAGTATTGCTTCTAAAGAAATAGTAATTAATGTGATAGAAGGCCCTACTAATGGTGGAGTTTCTGGTAGTACTACTCCTTCAAACCGTCAAGAAGTAGTGAGTACAGGCAGTCAATTTCTATTTATTAAGCTTAGTACAACACTACAACCAAAAGGTAATAATTATTTCTATGGATCAACAGCCTATTTATTATGGCTTTTACTCCCATTAATTTTAATTCCTTTAGCCATCTTATTTGGAAAAAAGAGAGAAGCCATACGTGGTGATGTTGAAGGCAACAAAGTAAAAAAGGCAAATAAACTGTCTCGAAAATATTTATCTGCTGCCAAGAAAACCTTAGGAAACAAAGAAGCCTTTTATGTAGCCTTAGAAAAAGCATTACATAATTATTTAAAAGCAAAATTAAAAATTGAAACATCGGAATTTAGCAAAGATAAAATTGCGCAATTATTTGAAGAAAAACAGGTAAACCAATCTACTACAGATGGGTTTATGGCATTATTAAAAAACTGTGAAATGGCTAGATATAGTCCTTTTTCTAACGTTCAGATGCAAGAAGATTACAACACGGCAAGTGAAGTAATCTCATCAATGGATAAGCAATTATAA
- a CDS encoding carbonic anhydrase, whose amino-acid sequence MNLDFVFENNKKWVNDKLSENTNYFDEMGKGQNPELLYIGCSDSRVSAEELMGLEPGEVFVHRNIANMVIGTDLNAMSVVEYAVMHLGVNHIVVCGHYGCGGVKAAMQSKDLGILNPWLRNIRDVYRIHKKELNAIKNEQDKYERLVELNVEEQCVNLIKTAAVQKAYRDHGLKVHGWVFDIHTGKLIDLKIDFEGILGNIMEIYHLD is encoded by the coding sequence ATGAATCTTGATTTTGTATTCGAAAATAATAAAAAATGGGTTAACGACAAGTTAAGCGAAAACACCAATTATTTTGATGAAATGGGAAAAGGTCAAAACCCAGAATTATTATACATTGGCTGCTCAGACAGTAGGGTTAGCGCAGAAGAATTAATGGGTTTAGAACCCGGTGAAGTGTTTGTACATAGAAATATTGCAAATATGGTTATAGGAACAGATTTGAATGCCATGTCTGTGGTTGAATATGCTGTAATGCATTTAGGTGTAAACCATATTGTGGTATGTGGCCATTATGGATGCGGCGGAGTCAAAGCAGCTATGCAATCTAAAGATCTAGGGATTCTTAATCCATGGCTTAGAAATATCCGAGATGTATATCGCATTCATAAAAAAGAGCTAAATGCGATTAAAAATGAACAAGATAAATATGAACGCCTAGTAGAATTAAATGTTGAAGAACAATGTGTAAATCTTATTAAAACTGCAGCGGTACAAAAAGCCTATAGAGATCATGGTTTAAAGGTACATGGCTGGGTGTTTGATATTCATACAGGGAAATTAATCGATTTAAAAATTGATTTTGAAGGTATTCTCGGTAATATTATGGAGATTTACCACTTAGACTAA
- a CDS encoding universal stress protein yields MKNTTYKISVLLDLKNSSTAALKSTASLAKIINAKIELFHIQKSTELVDMESQLSAKRAINDSYRITENKLKKIAVELSKTYGSAIEYSFTSGNVKREIKQYLKDTKPDIVVLGKKKRKILKPIGDNFTSFMLKQYKGAILIADFKNSFEPNNELSLGLFNYEQLPTSISFLPELMAHIKKPLKSFKMGNNLEHSKDPQITPIDTVDFVFDACENVPETLSKYVAINEVNLLCIERPSKGKKSTTLQANLKDIINTINVPLLITGSKELHLT; encoded by the coding sequence ATGAAAAATACTACCTACAAAATTTCGGTACTATTGGACTTAAAAAATTCTAGTACAGCAGCTTTAAAAAGCACTGCAAGCTTAGCAAAAATAATCAATGCAAAAATTGAATTATTTCATATTCAAAAATCGACTGAATTGGTCGATATGGAGAGCCAGCTATCTGCGAAGAGAGCTATTAACGATTCCTATAGGATTACGGAAAATAAATTAAAAAAAATAGCAGTCGAACTCTCAAAGACATATGGCAGTGCAATTGAATACTCATTTACTTCCGGAAATGTAAAGCGTGAAATAAAACAGTATTTAAAAGATACAAAGCCAGATATAGTGGTCTTAGGGAAAAAGAAAAGGAAAATTTTAAAACCCATAGGCGATAACTTTACCTCTTTCATGTTAAAACAGTACAAAGGGGCAATTTTAATAGCAGACTTTAAAAATAGTTTTGAGCCAAATAACGAGTTATCTTTAGGTTTGTTCAATTATGAACAGCTGCCAACTTCTATAAGTTTTCTTCCGGAATTAATGGCTCATATAAAAAAACCTTTAAAATCATTTAAAATGGGCAACAATCTAGAGCATTCAAAAGACCCACAAATAACTCCTATAGATACGGTTGATTTTGTTTTTGATGCGTGTGAAAATGTACCGGAAACACTTTCTAAATATGTAGCTATAAATGAGGTGAATTTATTGTGTATTGAAAGACCTAGTAAAGGCAAAAAATCTACTACCCTTCAAGCCAATTTAAAAGACATCATAAATACTATAAACGTGCCTTTACTGATTACAGGAAGTAAAGAGCTCCATTTAACTTAA
- a CDS encoding SulP family inorganic anion transporter encodes MKNLFSNFKGDLFGGITAGIVALPLALAFGVSSGLGPSAGLYGAIFISFFAAIFGGTNTQISGPTAPMTAVSMVIIAGIIAINDGSVEKALPAILTVFLLGGIMQIGLGVLGLGKYIRYIPYPVVSGFMTAIGLIIIITQTLPTLGYYPKDDIEFVDQYKPQAEEFILKNILKEEAGEGILVLENFEETINRSNEITPESIQKEAQTLANSETKGALGALKVIPRALQNINWLEFGLALATIFIIYGFKRITTVVPSTLVALLVVSGIAFGFDLNYRPIEQIPAGFPMPNFKIFTEFSLGSVTPYFFSALTLALLGAIDSLLTSVVADNMTKTKHIPNKELVGQGIGNSIAALFGGLPGAGATIRTVVNINSGGKTKLSGMMAGILLLFILLALGPVASKIPAAVLAGILVTVGISVMDYKGLKAIPSLPKDIKIGPIKLSSEVIVMIVVMLLSTFWNLIYAVGIGLVIASLMFMKKMGDLTAERSDVKSLEEEKAWSDEIDFPKNLKEEVFIKHLKGPLFFGSTSEFQQLANQIPKTASTVIIRMGRMQYMDQSGLYTLEDVLIDLKKSNITILFVGVLKQPRYMMERVDVIPDLIPEAHIFKTFNESLLWVKENIKDTTGTS; translated from the coding sequence ATGAAGAATTTATTTTCTAATTTTAAAGGAGACCTTTTTGGAGGCATTACTGCAGGTATAGTTGCACTACCGCTAGCACTAGCTTTTGGTGTCAGCTCTGGTTTAGGGCCGAGTGCAGGCTTGTATGGCGCTATATTTATTAGCTTCTTTGCTGCAATATTTGGAGGAACAAATACACAAATATCTGGTCCTACTGCACCTATGACAGCCGTTAGTATGGTTATAATTGCAGGAATCATTGCAATTAATGATGGGAGTGTTGAAAAAGCGCTACCAGCCATTCTAACGGTTTTCCTTTTGGGAGGTATCATGCAGATAGGTTTAGGGGTACTAGGTCTCGGTAAATACATTCGTTATATACCCTATCCAGTAGTATCTGGTTTTATGACCGCCATAGGTCTTATCATTATCATTACGCAAACACTGCCTACCTTAGGGTATTATCCAAAAGATGACATAGAATTTGTTGATCAATATAAGCCACAAGCAGAAGAATTTATTTTAAAAAATATTTTAAAAGAAGAAGCTGGTGAAGGTATTTTAGTTTTAGAAAACTTTGAAGAAACGATCAACAGATCTAATGAAATTACACCAGAAAGTATTCAGAAAGAGGCGCAGACTTTAGCTAATTCAGAAACTAAAGGTGCATTAGGTGCTTTAAAGGTTATCCCTCGTGCATTACAAAATATTAATTGGCTAGAATTTGGTTTAGCATTAGCAACTATATTTATTATTTACGGTTTTAAGCGAATAACCACAGTAGTACCAAGTACGCTAGTGGCATTGCTCGTAGTTTCTGGTATTGCCTTTGGCTTTGATTTGAATTATAGGCCAATAGAGCAGATCCCTGCAGGATTTCCTATGCCTAATTTTAAAATTTTCACAGAATTTAGTCTAGGGAGCGTTACTCCGTATTTCTTTTCTGCATTGACCTTGGCTCTTCTTGGAGCTATTGACTCATTGTTAACCTCGGTGGTAGCAGATAACATGACCAAGACAAAACACATCCCAAATAAAGAATTGGTAGGACAAGGAATTGGAAATAGTATTGCTGCACTTTTTGGCGGGTTACCAGGTGCTGGAGCCACCATTAGAACCGTAGTAAATATTAATTCTGGAGGTAAAACAAAGCTATCTGGAATGATGGCTGGGATATTATTATTGTTTATTCTATTAGCCTTAGGGCCAGTAGCCTCAAAAATACCCGCAGCAGTTTTAGCGGGCATACTAGTGACAGTTGGAATTAGCGTTATGGATTATAAAGGATTAAAAGCAATCCCAAGTTTACCTAAAGATATTAAAATAGGACCGATAAAGTTAAGTTCAGAAGTTATTGTTATGATCGTGGTAATGCTGCTTTCTACATTCTGGAATTTAATTTATGCTGTAGGCATTGGTTTGGTAATTGCCTCATTAATGTTTATGAAAAAAATGGGCGATTTAACTGCGGAACGTTCCGACGTAAAATCATTAGAGGAAGAAAAAGCATGGTCAGATGAAATTGATTTTCCTAAAAACTTAAAAGAAGAAGTTTTTATTAAACATTTAAAGGGACCTTTATTTTTTGGATCTACAAGTGAATTTCAACAACTAGCAAATCAAATTCCAAAAACAGCATCAACCGTAATTATTAGAATGGGCCGTATGCAGTATATGGATCAATCGGGATTATATACCTTAGAAGATGTTTTAATCGATTTAAAGAAATCTAATATAACGATTCTCTTTGTGGGAGTTTTAAAACAACCAAGATACATGATGGAGCGGGTAGATGTCATTCCAGATTTAATTCCTGAAGCACACATTTTCAAAACCTTTAATGAAAGTTTACTTTGGGTAAAAGAAAATATTAAAGACACTACAGGTACTTCTTAA
- a CDS encoding SulP family inorganic anion transporter, whose translation MFKTLKNDLPASVVVFFVALPLCLGIALASGAPLFAGIIAGIVGGVVVGALSGSKIGVSGPAAGLAAIVLTAIGTLGGYQNFLVAVVIGGVIQIIFGLLKAGIIGYYFPSSVIKGMLTGIGIIIILKQIPHFFGYDPDPEGDFAFFQVDGENTFSEIFRAINNISLGATIIAIIGLAILILWDKVFSKKGKFFQIIQGPLVAVVLGILYFVFTKDNEAFGISAKHLVSVPIPEDAASFLAQFKFPNFSAITNPEVWITGFTIALVASLETLLCVEASDKIDPDKNVTPTNRELLAQGTGNIISGLIGGLPITQVIVRSSANIQSGGKSKLSAIIHGLLLLISVILIPTLLNMIPLSVLASILFIVGFKLAKPSLFIKMYGMGWKQSVPFFATVFGIVFTDLLIGISLGLAVGVVVILLKSYQNSHFLHIEDNSNGKHKIKMTLAEEVTFFNKGAILKELDSLPRDTYLELDLLKTRYLDNDIIEILEDFSIKAKERGIDIKLVSKRGVVENPTSYVEFFNERPKSDLSLS comes from the coding sequence ATGTTTAAAACATTAAAAAACGACTTGCCTGCAAGTGTCGTTGTATTTTTCGTTGCGTTACCTTTATGTTTAGGTATTGCACTCGCTAGTGGAGCTCCTTTATTTGCTGGAATTATTGCCGGTATTGTAGGAGGTGTAGTTGTAGGAGCATTATCCGGCTCTAAAATTGGAGTTAGTGGTCCTGCTGCCGGATTAGCAGCCATAGTATTAACAGCAATAGGTACACTTGGCGGATATCAAAACTTTTTAGTTGCCGTAGTAATTGGTGGTGTCATTCAAATTATATTCGGACTTCTTAAAGCAGGGATAATAGGTTACTATTTTCCTTCATCTGTAATTAAAGGAATGCTAACTGGTATTGGTATTATTATCATTTTAAAACAGATTCCACATTTTTTTGGCTATGATCCAGATCCAGAAGGAGATTTTGCTTTCTTTCAAGTAGATGGAGAAAATACTTTTTCTGAAATTTTCAGAGCAATTAACAATATCAGTTTAGGCGCAACAATTATTGCTATCATAGGCTTAGCAATACTAATATTATGGGATAAAGTTTTCTCTAAAAAAGGAAAGTTTTTTCAAATAATACAAGGGCCCTTAGTGGCTGTAGTCCTTGGGATTTTATATTTTGTATTTACAAAAGACAACGAGGCATTTGGTATTTCGGCTAAACATTTAGTGAGTGTACCTATTCCAGAAGATGCGGCATCATTCCTTGCACAATTCAAATTCCCTAACTTTTCAGCAATAACAAATCCTGAAGTTTGGATCACTGGGTTTACCATTGCCTTGGTTGCTAGTTTAGAAACCCTACTGTGTGTAGAAGCATCAGATAAAATAGATCCAGACAAAAATGTAACCCCAACCAACCGTGAGTTATTAGCGCAAGGAACAGGTAATATTATTTCAGGACTTATTGGTGGTTTACCAATAACCCAAGTAATTGTTCGTAGTTCTGCAAACATTCAATCTGGTGGTAAATCTAAATTATCTGCCATTATACATGGTTTATTATTACTTATTTCCGTAATCCTTATTCCAACATTATTAAACATGATACCGCTTTCTGTATTAGCATCAATTTTATTTATTGTTGGTTTTAAATTAGCAAAACCATCTTTATTTATAAAAATGTATGGAATGGGTTGGAAACAATCTGTACCATTTTTTGCAACTGTTTTTGGCATTGTTTTTACAGATTTATTAATAGGAATAAGTTTAGGCTTAGCCGTAGGAGTTGTTGTTATTCTTTTAAAAAGCTACCAGAACTCTCACTTTCTTCATATTGAAGATAATAGCAACGGAAAGCACAAAATTAAAATGACTCTTGCTGAAGAAGTTACCTTTTTCAACAAAGGGGCTATTTTAAAAGAACTAGATAGTTTGCCACGAGATACTTATTTAGAGTTAGACCTTTTAAAAACGCGTTATTTAGATAATGATATTATTGAAATTTTAGAAGACTTTTCAATTAAAGCAAAAGAAAGAGGTATTGATATAAAGCTAGTTTCTAAGCGTGGTGTTGTAGAAAACCCTACCAGCTATGTTGAATTCTTTAATGAAAGACCTAAATCAGATTTAAGTTTAAGCTAG
- the pheS gene encoding phenylalanine--tRNA ligase subunit alpha — protein MIDKIKEHIAEIEKFTSDSKEAVESLRIKYLGKKGLLNDFFTEFKNVPNDQKKEFGQTINQLKTIATEKINKLKEAIEDKVDDKGGYGDLTRPGEPVELGSRHPISIVKNQIIDIFSRIGFNVSEGPEIEDDWHNFTALNLPEYHPARDMQDTFFIQTNPDILLRTHTSSVQVRYMEDNKPPIRTISPGRVYRNEAISARSHCFFHQIEGLYIDKNVSFADLKQTLQFFTTELFGKSKIRLRPSYFPFTEPSAELDVYWGLETEADYRITKGTGWLEIGGCGMVDPNVLTNCGIDPNEYSGFAFGVGIDRIAMLLHQITDIRLLSENDVRFLEQFKSAL, from the coding sequence ATGATTGATAAAATAAAAGAACATATTGCTGAAATTGAAAAGTTTACTTCCGACTCTAAAGAGGCGGTAGAAAGCTTAAGAATTAAATACCTTGGTAAAAAAGGACTTTTAAATGATTTTTTTACGGAATTTAAAAATGTACCAAATGATCAGAAGAAAGAATTTGGGCAAACCATCAATCAGTTAAAGACAATTGCTACTGAAAAAATTAACAAGCTTAAAGAAGCTATAGAAGATAAAGTTGATGACAAAGGTGGTTATGGTGACTTAACACGCCCTGGAGAACCTGTTGAATTAGGTTCAAGACATCCAATATCTATTGTAAAAAATCAAATAATTGATATCTTCTCTAGAATAGGTTTTAATGTTTCTGAAGGTCCAGAAATTGAGGATGACTGGCATAATTTTACAGCATTAAACCTGCCAGAATATCACCCAGCACGTGATATGCAGGACACCTTCTTTATTCAAACAAATCCTGATATCTTACTACGTACACATACCTCATCGGTACAAGTACGCTATATGGAAGATAATAAACCTCCAATAAGAACTATTTCTCCGGGTAGAGTATATAGAAACGAAGCTATCTCCGCTCGTTCTCATTGTTTTTTTCATCAAATAGAAGGATTGTATATTGATAAAAATGTTTCTTTTGCAGACCTTAAACAAACATTACAGTTTTTTACTACTGAGCTTTTTGGTAAATCTAAGATTAGATTGAGACCTTCTTACTTCCCCTTTACTGAACCAAGTGCAGAACTAGATGTGTACTGGGGATTAGAGACAGAAGCAGACTACAGAATCACCAAAGGAACAGGCTGGTTAGAAATTGGAGGTTGTGGTATGGTAGATCCTAATGTATTGACCAATTGCGGCATAGATCCTAATGAATATTCTGGTTTTGCTTTTGGTGTGGGTATTGATCGTATTGCAATGCTACTACACCAAATTACAGATATCCGACTTTTAAGTGAGAATGATGTTCGCTTTTTAGAGCAATTTAAATCTGCACTATAG
- a CDS encoding GbsR/MarR family transcriptional regulator: MANSICKEKMSLVEKLGVHLENREQLAPVAARILSYIILTGKKGATFEDMVTILCASKSTISTHINHLQDLKKIEYFTKTGDRKKYFIINADTIIQHVDKMITDWKEIRELHLEIKNYKDNQNNKSIENEEEKFDLNFHNDYIKFIDGASASIEELRVKLIKVKNNKQIDI, encoded by the coding sequence ATGGCAAATAGTATATGTAAAGAAAAAATGTCTTTAGTTGAAAAACTGGGGGTGCATTTAGAAAATAGAGAACAGCTGGCACCGGTTGCCGCACGTATCCTATCCTATATTATTTTAACTGGTAAAAAAGGAGCTACGTTTGAGGACATGGTAACCATTCTTTGTGCTAGCAAAAGCACTATTTCTACACACATTAATCACTTACAGGATTTAAAAAAAATTGAGTATTTTACAAAGACGGGAGATCGTAAAAAATATTTTATTATAAACGCAGACACTATCATTCAGCATGTTGATAAAATGATAACTGATTGGAAAGAAATACGTGAATTACACCTAGAAATAAAAAACTACAAAGACAATCAAAATAATAAAAGTATTGAAAATGAAGAGGAAAAATTTGATTTAAATTTTCATAACGATTATATAAAATTTATAGATGGCGCTTCTGCTTCTATTGAAGAATTAAGAGTAAAATTAATTAAAGTTAAAAACAACAAACAAATCGATATTTAA
- a CDS encoding carbonic anhydrase family protein: MKAHTKETQSTMSPQKALDFLKEGNQRFQNNLKANRNLLEQVNDTSEGQFPFATILSCIDSRVSAELVFDQGLGDVFSIRIAGNFANEDILGSMEFASKLAGTKLIVVLGHTSCGAIKGACDHARMGNLTALINKIEPAVAAVKEPQDESLRNSKNLEFVDAVSAENVLQTIKNVRERSQILADMEKQGEIKIIGAMYDLSTGAVDFY, from the coding sequence ATGAAAGCACATACTAAAGAAACACAATCAACAATGTCTCCTCAAAAAGCATTGGACTTTTTAAAAGAAGGTAATCAACGGTTTCAAAATAATTTAAAAGCAAATCGTAATTTACTAGAACAAGTAAATGATACCAGTGAAGGTCAATTTCCTTTTGCAACCATATTAAGCTGTATAGATTCTCGTGTTTCTGCCGAGTTAGTTTTTGATCAAGGGCTAGGAGATGTTTTTAGCATCCGTATTGCAGGTAATTTTGCTAACGAAGATATTCTAGGAAGTATGGAGTTTGCTAGCAAGTTAGCAGGGACAAAACTTATTGTAGTTCTTGGTCATACCAGTTGCGGTGCTATTAAAGGAGCCTGTGACCATGCAAGAATGGGTAATCTAACGGCACTAATTAATAAAATAGAACCTGCAGTAGCTGCGGTTAAAGAACCACAAGACGAAAGTTTAAGAAATTCTAAAAACTTAGAATTTGTAGATGCCGTTTCTGCTGAAAACGTTTTACAAACTATTAAAAATGTTAGAGAGCGAAGTCAAATTTTAGCCGATATGGAAAAGCAAGGCGAAATAAAAATAATTGGTGCTATGTATGATCTATCAACGGGTGCGGTAGATTTTTATTAG
- a CDS encoding tetratricopeptide repeat protein, translated as MKKILFIFILFIGFLGYSQNAKLFDAANTAYNDGKYEVAEKTYLKIVDNGEASSELYFNLGNVYYKENKIAPSIYYYEKALLLKPNDSDIKNNLAYAQNMTLDAITTAPETGFAKLYKNTTSFFSFEQWAYSSVILMFLFVLAYLLYYFLANATLKRISFISSLVFLVIALASIALAYLKYGEFKDDQPAIVFEKESSIQAEPNGRSTETFKLHEGTKVMVLETLNDWSKIKIPDGKTGWIPTSEIKMLKDI; from the coding sequence GTGAAAAAAATACTATTCATATTCATATTATTCATTGGCTTTCTAGGGTATTCCCAGAACGCAAAATTATTTGATGCAGCAAACACAGCTTATAATGATGGTAAATATGAAGTAGCAGAAAAAACGTACCTAAAAATAGTAGATAATGGAGAAGCCTCTTCAGAACTTTATTTTAATCTAGGAAACGTTTATTACAAGGAAAACAAAATTGCTCCTAGTATTTATTATTATGAAAAAGCACTCCTCTTAAAACCCAATGATTCTGATATAAAAAATAATTTAGCTTACGCCCAAAATATGACTTTGGACGCTATAACTACTGCACCTGAAACAGGTTTCGCAAAATTATACAAGAATACAACCTCATTTTTTTCCTTTGAACAATGGGCGTATAGTAGTGTAATCTTGATGTTCCTTTTTGTTCTTGCATATCTATTATATTACTTCTTAGCTAACGCAACATTAAAAAGAATTTCTTTTATTTCCTCCTTGGTATTTTTAGTCATTGCACTAGCATCTATCGCTTTAGCTTATTTAAAGTATGGAGAATTTAAAGACGACCAACCCGCTATTGTTTTTGAAAAAGAGAGCTCTATACAAGCTGAACCTAATGGCAGAAGTACGGAGACATTTAAATTACATGAAGGTACTAAAGTAATGGTTTTAGAAACCCTAAATGACTGGAGTAAAATTAAAATTCCTGACGGGAAAACAGGCTGGATTCCTACAAGTGAAATTAAAATGTTAAAAGATATTTAA
- a CDS encoding efflux RND transporter periplasmic adaptor subunit: protein MRHNKLLTILAITLLLVVSSCGGNGEQKAAAPAGPAPSFPVVEMQTKTVTGYQEYPANIEGIVNSDVRAKVSGYIQKVLVDEGQKVRKGQVLFKLETQSLSQDAGAAKARINVAQVEVNKLIPLVEKNIISPVQLETAKANLAQAQANYSSVSASVGYATIKSPVDGYVGAINFREGALISPSDSMPLTTVSEISQVYAFFSFNEAQYIDLLQRSEGTTKAERIKNSPDLSLVLANGKIYSETGRIQTSTGQINENTGTIKIRAAFNNPNEILTNGNSGTIRFPIEYKDAIVLPQSSTYEQQKDIVAFIVDKDNKVQSTILKVQGTVGNLYVVESGLKAGDRLVVSGVGKLRDGMAITPQDTPFDEAIKPIEVLFKN from the coding sequence ATGAGACATAATAAATTATTAACGATACTAGCAATAACCCTACTTTTAGTCGTTTCAAGTTGCGGAGGCAATGGAGAACAAAAAGCTGCAGCGCCAGCGGGCCCTGCTCCTTCTTTCCCTGTAGTTGAAATGCAAACTAAAACCGTAACAGGATATCAAGAATACCCAGCAAATATAGAAGGTATTGTAAACAGTGATGTTAGAGCAAAAGTATCTGGTTATATTCAAAAAGTATTAGTAGACGAAGGACAAAAAGTACGTAAAGGTCAGGTGTTATTTAAATTAGAAACACAATCTCTAAGTCAAGATGCAGGTGCAGCAAAAGCTCGTATCAACGTAGCTCAAGTAGAAGTAAACAAGTTAATTCCTCTTGTAGAGAAAAACATTATTAGTCCTGTACAATTAGAAACCGCCAAAGCAAATTTAGCACAAGCACAAGCAAATTACAGCAGTGTATCTGCTAGTGTTGGTTATGCAACCATTAAAAGTCCTGTAGATGGCTACGTTGGTGCCATTAACTTTAGAGAAGGCGCCTTAATTAGTCCAAGTGATAGTATGCCATTAACAACAGTTAGCGAAATTAGTCAAGTGTATGCCTTTTTTAGTTTTAACGAAGCTCAGTATATAGATCTTTTACAAAGATCTGAAGGAACTACAAAAGCAGAACGTATTAAAAACTCGCCAGATTTAAGCTTAGTTTTAGCGAACGGGAAAATTTATTCTGAGACTGGACGTATTCAAACCAGTACTGGTCAGATCAATGAAAATACGGGAACTATAAAAATAAGAGCCGCTTTTAATAATCCAAATGAAATTTTAACCAATGGAAACAGTGGTACAATTAGATTTCCAATAGAATATAAAGATGCTATTGTGCTACCCCAATCATCAACATATGAACAACAAAAAGACATTGTTGCTTTTATAGTTGATAAAGACAACAAAGTACAATCTACTATTCTAAAAGTACAAGGTACAGTGGGTAATTTATATGTGGTAGAATCTGGACTTAAAGCTGGTGATAGACTTGTTGTTTCTGGAGTTGGGAAATTAAGAGATGGTATGGCCATTACTCCACAAGACACCCCATTTGATGAGGCTATTAAACCGATAGAGGTTTTATTTAAGAATTAA